Proteins encoded in a region of the Zonotrichia albicollis isolate bZonAlb1 chromosome 22, bZonAlb1.hap1, whole genome shotgun sequence genome:
- the POR gene encoding NADPH--cytochrome P450 reductase isoform X1, translating into MGEPSMDPSIAADSPAQQDSLFSMTDVFLISLITGLLTYWFFFRKKKEELPELPKMQTVAAPVRDSSFIEKMKKTGRNIVVFYGSQTGTAEEFANRLAKDAHRYGLRGMAADPEEYDLSDLSRLSEIDKSLAVFCMATYGEGDPTDNAQDFYDWLQEADADLSGLRFAVFGLGNKTYEHFNAMGKYVDKRLEELGAQRIFELGLGDDDGNLEEDFITWREQFWPAVCEHFGVEATGEESSIRQYELVVHTDVNMNKVYTGEMGRLKSYENQKPPFDAKNPFLAQVTENRKLNEGGERHLMHLELDISNSKIRYESGDHVAVYPANDSSLVNQIGEILGTDLDTVMSLNNLDEESNKKHPFPCPTSYRTALTYYLDITNPPRTNVLYELAQYASDSGEQERLRKMASSAAEGKALYLSWVVEARRNILAILQDMPSLRPPIDHLCELLPRLQARYYSIASSSKVHPNSIHICAVTVEYETKTGRLNKGVATSWLRSKVPGQPGSSSQAPGQQESSSQGPVQQGSSSLVPMYVRKSQFRLPFKPSTPVIMIGPGTGIAPFMGFIQERAWLKQQGKEVGETVLYYGCRHEREDYLYREELARFQKEGVLTQLNVAFSRDQAEKVYVQHLLKKNKENVWKLVNEGMAHIYVCGDARNMARDVQNTFYEIVSEFGNMSQPQAVDYVKKLMTKGRYSLDVWS; encoded by the exons atgggGGAGCCCAGCATGGACCCAAGCATTGCTGCtgacagccctgcccagcaggacTCTCTCTTCAGCATGACAGACGTGTTCCTCATCTCCCTCATCACTGGGCTTCTCACCTACTGGTTCTTCTTCCGcaagaaaaaggaggagttgCCTGAGCTCCCCAAGATGCAGACAGT agcagctccagtgaGAGACAGCAGCTTCAttgagaagatgaagaagacg gGCCGGAATATTGTGGTTTTCTATGGCTCCCAGACGGGCACAGCAGAGGAGTTTGCCAATCGCCTGGCCAAAGATGCCCATCGCTATGGCCTCCGGGGCATGGCAGCAGACCCAGAGGAGTATGACCTG TCGGACCTGAGTCGCCTCTCTGAGATTGACAAGTCCTTGGCAGTGTTCTGCATGGCCACCTATGGAGAGGGAGATCCCACAGACAATGCCCAGGATTTCTATGACTGGCTGCAGGAGGCTGATGCCGACCTCTCGGGTCTCCGGTTTGCA GTCTTTGGGCTGGGGAACAAAACTTATGAGCACTTCAATGCCATGGGGAAGTACGTGgacaagaggctggaggagcttGGAGCACAGCGCATCtttgagctggggctgggagatgATGATGGCAA CCTGGAAGAAGACTTCATCACGTGGAGAGAGCAGTTCtggccagcagtgtgtgagcACTTCGGGGTGGAGGCTACAGGAGAAGagtccag cATCCGTCAGTATGAGCTGGTGGTGCACACAGATGTGAACATGAACAAAGTCTACACGGGGGAGATGGGCAGGCTCAAGAGCTACGAGAACCAGAAGCC CCCCTTTGATGCCAAGAACCCCTTCCTGGCTCAGGTCACAGAGAACCGCAAGCTGAACGAGGGTGGAGAGCGACACTTGATGCACCTGGAGCTGGATATCTCCAATTCCAAAATCAG GTATGAGTCTGGGGACCACGTGGCTGTGTACCCAGCCAACGACTCCTCCCTGGTGAACCAGATTGGTGAGATCCTGGGCACGGACCTGGACACTGTCATGTCCCTGAACAACTTGGATG AGGAATCCAACAAGAAGcatcccttcccctgccctACATCATACAGGACAGCCCTGACCTACTACCTGGACATCACCAACCCTCCCCGCACCAACGTGCTCTACGAGCTGGCCCAGTACGCGTCGGACAGCGGCGAGCAGGAGCGCCTGCGCAAGATGGCCTCGTCTGCTGCTGAGGGCAAG GCGCTGTACCTCAGCTGGGTGGTGGAGGCCCGCAGGAACATCCTGGCCATCCTGCAGGACATGCCCTCCCTGCGCCCCCCCATCGACCACCTGTGCGAGCTCCTGCCCCGCCTGCAGGCCCGCTACTACTCCATCGCCTCCTCCTCCAAG GTCCATCCCAACTCCATCCACATCTGTGCCGTGACGGTGGAGTACGAGACCAAGACAGGCCGCCTGAACAAAGGGGTGGCCACCAGCTGGCTCAGGAGCAAGGTGCCTggccagcctgggagcagctcccaggcgCCTGGccagcaggagagcagctcccaggggcctgtgcagcaggggagcagctccctggtgcCCATGTACGTGCGCAAGTCGCAGTTCCGGCTGCCCTTCAAGCCCAGCACGCCTGTGATCATGATCGGGCCGGGCACCGGCATCGCCCCCTTCATGGGCTTCATCCAGGAGAGGGCCTGGCTCAAGCAGcagg GCAAGGAGGTGGGTGAGACGGTGCTTTACTATGGCTGCCGCCACGAGCGCGAGGACTACCTGTACCGGGAGGAGCTGGCCCGCTTCCAGAAGGAGGGAGTGCTCACCCAGCTCAACGTGGCCTTCTCCAGGGACCAGGCTGAGAAG GTTTATGTCCAGCACTTACTGAAGAAGAACAAGGAGAACGTCTGGAAGCTGGTTAATGAGGGCATGGCTCACATCTATGTGTGCGG CGATGCCCGGAACATGGCCCGGGACGTGCAGAACACCTTCTACGAGATCGTCTCCGAGTTTGGCAACATGAGCCAGCCCCAGGCCGTGGACTATGTAAAGAAACTGATGACAAAGGGCCGCTACTCCCTGGATGTGTGGAGCTAA
- the POR gene encoding NADPH--cytochrome P450 reductase isoform X2 has translation MGCVYSAPREEPAVARAAPVRDSSFIEKMKKTGRNIVVFYGSQTGTAEEFANRLAKDAHRYGLRGMAADPEEYDLSDLSRLSEIDKSLAVFCMATYGEGDPTDNAQDFYDWLQEADADLSGLRFAVFGLGNKTYEHFNAMGKYVDKRLEELGAQRIFELGLGDDDGNLEEDFITWREQFWPAVCEHFGVEATGEESSIRQYELVVHTDVNMNKVYTGEMGRLKSYENQKPPFDAKNPFLAQVTENRKLNEGGERHLMHLELDISNSKIRYESGDHVAVYPANDSSLVNQIGEILGTDLDTVMSLNNLDEESNKKHPFPCPTSYRTALTYYLDITNPPRTNVLYELAQYASDSGEQERLRKMASSAAEGKALYLSWVVEARRNILAILQDMPSLRPPIDHLCELLPRLQARYYSIASSSKVHPNSIHICAVTVEYETKTGRLNKGVATSWLRSKVPGQPGSSSQAPGQQESSSQGPVQQGSSSLVPMYVRKSQFRLPFKPSTPVIMIGPGTGIAPFMGFIQERAWLKQQGKEVGETVLYYGCRHEREDYLYREELARFQKEGVLTQLNVAFSRDQAEKVYVQHLLKKNKENVWKLVNEGMAHIYVCGDARNMARDVQNTFYEIVSEFGNMSQPQAVDYVKKLMTKGRYSLDVWS, from the exons atgggctgtgtGTACTCGGCCCCGCGGGAAGAGCCGGCCGTGGCCAG agcagctccagtgaGAGACAGCAGCTTCAttgagaagatgaagaagacg gGCCGGAATATTGTGGTTTTCTATGGCTCCCAGACGGGCACAGCAGAGGAGTTTGCCAATCGCCTGGCCAAAGATGCCCATCGCTATGGCCTCCGGGGCATGGCAGCAGACCCAGAGGAGTATGACCTG TCGGACCTGAGTCGCCTCTCTGAGATTGACAAGTCCTTGGCAGTGTTCTGCATGGCCACCTATGGAGAGGGAGATCCCACAGACAATGCCCAGGATTTCTATGACTGGCTGCAGGAGGCTGATGCCGACCTCTCGGGTCTCCGGTTTGCA GTCTTTGGGCTGGGGAACAAAACTTATGAGCACTTCAATGCCATGGGGAAGTACGTGgacaagaggctggaggagcttGGAGCACAGCGCATCtttgagctggggctgggagatgATGATGGCAA CCTGGAAGAAGACTTCATCACGTGGAGAGAGCAGTTCtggccagcagtgtgtgagcACTTCGGGGTGGAGGCTACAGGAGAAGagtccag cATCCGTCAGTATGAGCTGGTGGTGCACACAGATGTGAACATGAACAAAGTCTACACGGGGGAGATGGGCAGGCTCAAGAGCTACGAGAACCAGAAGCC CCCCTTTGATGCCAAGAACCCCTTCCTGGCTCAGGTCACAGAGAACCGCAAGCTGAACGAGGGTGGAGAGCGACACTTGATGCACCTGGAGCTGGATATCTCCAATTCCAAAATCAG GTATGAGTCTGGGGACCACGTGGCTGTGTACCCAGCCAACGACTCCTCCCTGGTGAACCAGATTGGTGAGATCCTGGGCACGGACCTGGACACTGTCATGTCCCTGAACAACTTGGATG AGGAATCCAACAAGAAGcatcccttcccctgccctACATCATACAGGACAGCCCTGACCTACTACCTGGACATCACCAACCCTCCCCGCACCAACGTGCTCTACGAGCTGGCCCAGTACGCGTCGGACAGCGGCGAGCAGGAGCGCCTGCGCAAGATGGCCTCGTCTGCTGCTGAGGGCAAG GCGCTGTACCTCAGCTGGGTGGTGGAGGCCCGCAGGAACATCCTGGCCATCCTGCAGGACATGCCCTCCCTGCGCCCCCCCATCGACCACCTGTGCGAGCTCCTGCCCCGCCTGCAGGCCCGCTACTACTCCATCGCCTCCTCCTCCAAG GTCCATCCCAACTCCATCCACATCTGTGCCGTGACGGTGGAGTACGAGACCAAGACAGGCCGCCTGAACAAAGGGGTGGCCACCAGCTGGCTCAGGAGCAAGGTGCCTggccagcctgggagcagctcccaggcgCCTGGccagcaggagagcagctcccaggggcctgtgcagcaggggagcagctccctggtgcCCATGTACGTGCGCAAGTCGCAGTTCCGGCTGCCCTTCAAGCCCAGCACGCCTGTGATCATGATCGGGCCGGGCACCGGCATCGCCCCCTTCATGGGCTTCATCCAGGAGAGGGCCTGGCTCAAGCAGcagg GCAAGGAGGTGGGTGAGACGGTGCTTTACTATGGCTGCCGCCACGAGCGCGAGGACTACCTGTACCGGGAGGAGCTGGCCCGCTTCCAGAAGGAGGGAGTGCTCACCCAGCTCAACGTGGCCTTCTCCAGGGACCAGGCTGAGAAG GTTTATGTCCAGCACTTACTGAAGAAGAACAAGGAGAACGTCTGGAAGCTGGTTAATGAGGGCATGGCTCACATCTATGTGTGCGG CGATGCCCGGAACATGGCCCGGGACGTGCAGAACACCTTCTACGAGATCGTCTCCGAGTTTGGCAACATGAGCCAGCCCCAGGCCGTGGACTATGTAAAGAAACTGATGACAAAGGGCCGCTACTCCCTGGATGTGTGGAGCTAA
- the TMEM120A gene encoding transmembrane protein 120A has product MAWGASLAECLREWEELQDGYQRIQDNHKLYKQKLEELTKLQDGISSSIARQKKRLKELSLSLKKCRAQASPEQEASIQETQNLIKERQNVFFEMEAYLPKKNGLYLSLVLGNVNVTLLSKQAKFAYKDEYEKFKLYLTIILLIVSFSCRFLLNSRVTDAVFNFLLVWYYCTLTIRESILINNGSKIKGWWVFHHYISTFLSGVMLTWPDGLMYQMFRNQFLSFSMYQSFVQFLQYYYQSGCLYRLRALGERHNMDLTVEGFQSWMWRGLTFLLPFLFFGQFWQLYNAITLFRMLQHPECKEWQVLMCGLPFSILFLGNFFTTLRVVHQKIQNKNQDTKEN; this is encoded by the exons ATGGCCTGGGGCGCCTCGCTCGCCGAGTGCCTGCGCGagtgggaggagctgcaggacgGCTACCAGCGCATCCAG GACAACCACAAGCTGTACAAGCAGAAACTCGAGGAGCTGACCAAGCTGCAGGATGGGATCTCCAGCTCCATCGCCAGGCAGAAGAAGCGGCTGaaggagctgtccctgtccctcaaAAA ATGCAGAGCCCAGGCGAGTCCCGAGCAGGAAGCATCCATCCAAGAGACCCAGAACCTGATTAAAGAGAGGCAGAACGTGTTCTTTGAGATGGAGGCCTATCTGCCAAAGAAGAACGG GTTGTACCTGAGTCTGGTGCTCGGCAATGTGAACGTGACCCTGCTCAGCAAACAGGCCAA GTTTGCATATAAAGATGAGTACGAGAAGTTCAAGCTCTACCTCACCATCATCCTCCTCATTGTCTCCTTCTCCTGTCGGTTCCTCCTCAACTCCAG ggtgacagaCGCCGTCTTCAACTTCCTCCTGGTGTGGTACTACTGCACCCTCACCATCCGCGAGAGCATCCTCATCAACAACGGCTCCAA GATCAAAGgctggtgggttttccatcacTACATCTCCACCTTCCTCTCAGGTGTCATGCTGACGTG GCCAGATGGGCTCATGTACCAGATGTTCAGGAACCAGTTTCTGTCCTTCTCCATGTACCAGA GCTTTGTGCAGTTCCTGCAGTATTACTACCAGAGCGGGTGCTTGTACCGGCTGCGGgcgctgggagagaggcacaacaTGGACCTGACTGTGG AGGGCTTCCAGTCCTGGATGTGGAGAGGCCTCACATTCCTGcttcccttcctcttcttcgggcag TTCTGGCAGCTGTACAACGCCATCACCCTGTTCCGCATGCTGCAGCACCCCGAGTGCAAGGAGTGGCAG GTCCTCATGTGCGGCCTCCCCTTCTCCATCCTCTTCCTGGGCAATTTCTTCACCACGCTCCGTGTCGTCCACCAGAAGATCCAAAACAAGAACCAGGACACGAAGGAGAACTGA